TAAACACGCAATATTGTTTGGAATAGGATGACAATTATATAGAAAGACAGGATGGACGGTGGGGTAGGAGTGATCACTAATAAAAATtaaggaaaaatgaaatgccTCCATAATGGAATCCATCTTCATATGACCTAGCACAAAATATAAAGCAAAGACAACATCTACAgtacacacacctgcacagagGATGAATAGGAGGTTCACTAAGTCTTACATTTGCCGAAATTATTTTGACTTTACACGGCAAATcgtaatttatgttttttacaAATGGCACACTGCTGATAGATATCaatcctaaccgtaaccctaagtTCTGAGAGATAATGTTCATTTCCAGTTGAATGTACGGCCTACAAGCTGAAAAAACCTCTTGTTGGGTTCATGATAGTACTGGTAGAGTTTCTGGAGAACGGCAGGCTCCACGAAAGGGTGAGCCCTCCCTTTTTTATCGTTTAAACACACTTCTTTCCCATTTTTCTTCAAACAGTAGAATCCTTTTTGTTTATTGAAGACAAAAAATGAAGCATTTATTTGAGGTTCCAGCTCTAAAAATCTCTCCACCTCTTTCAGCTCCTGCCAAGGGTTCCTGGTCAACTCATCCCCATCCACAATGTGAATGCTTTCAAGTGGGAAGAATTTGAGCCaattttgaatgtgaaaatagTACAAGCTGTAATTGAGAGCATTGTTTTCCAGATTGAGCTGACCATCAATCAGCAGAAAGTCCATGATGGGTATGGTGGTCACGTGTTTTGGGATGTTCTTGTAAAAATTATGGGTGTACGCCGACAACACCCGTTCTGTTGGTTCTCTGACGATAAGTAGCAGCTTGATGTCAGGATTCATCTGATGGATGCGTTCAGGGACTTGTGTACTGACAAAATATCTTGCAGTTTTTTCTACTGTCAGCTGACCAGGGAAGGCTTGGGGCATTTGCCTGACATACCAAGGGTAGCCCATCTCATAGTTCTCCTCCCAGTCAAAGAAGTGCACCTCCCTCTGAGCTGCTGCCACTCCACTGTGAAGACTGAGCATTTGTAGCAGTGCATATGTCCCTGCCTTTGCCACTCCAATAATTATAGCATCAGGTAGCTGCTGGTAACTGGTGGTCCTGTTCTCATGGGGCGATGAAGTTTGACGTGAAAATGATCTCTTATCAGCCATGGGATTGAGGAGAAGGGAAGGAGACTGGATAGTAAAAATCAGCAGACCAAAGAGAAAGGCTGCCATGAGGATGGCCATGACCGTAAAGATTTGCAGCTTTGTGACACCACCCATTGAAAGAGTCCCTTCTTGAGGAAAATTGTTGAAATAGAAAAATCTGCTTCTTCTCTGCCAACAGAAGTGACTGCAAGTGGAGAGAGAGCAGTTATGATTAGGATACTTGGTCAATAAATAGCAGAGACAAAACACCTCTCTAGAAGACCTTGAAATATATGTCCAGGATCTTCTATCAAAATATTTTAGCCATTTATCTGTTTAAAAGCAGAAgcaattaaattgttttaattaattctgtttaaattaattaactGTACATCTTAACTCTTTCCAGCAGGTTTTGTGTGGTGTTATACTTACTTAAGTTGAGTTCCCAGCAGTAACAGTTACAGTGTAAGAACCTGATCTTTTATTGTCAATCTCAGGGTACAAAAACTCACCTCTGATCGGTAGACTACACCTGCTCCGTGTTTGGATTCTGTATGAATAAtgttttgaatattttcatAAAAGCAAGATCTGAACCGGGTTGGGCTTGTGTAATTACGACTTAAGGGTGGAACACTTCTTAGCGCTGAATGGAATGTGTGCTCTATTACTTTTGTCATTTCAACTCACATAGCTGTGGATGACACCTGAAAAGTCAGTCCCAGCATGGTGTGTCTCACGGGTTCGTGAATGCAGTGGTGAAAAAATTGATGGCGCAGCTGCGAAAGATccgtttttggtggggtttttattttcatcaacaacaagcagtgaaaaaatatttacagtgcagatcaaattcccaaaaccaaaaaccgaatgcaacaaaaaaagtatatacagagaaaacttGCACTACCAATGGCAACCATGCATAATATTCAAGAACGCTGAACTCTAGCTCCAACTCTCCAACTCCAACTCCCCAACTCTCAACTCCCAACTCTCTCccataaagcagaaatgcttcCCTTAAGTAACCCCATGCCTCTCCCCTGGcaaaccaacaataattaaatgggGTTGGTTTTACAATATCTGATATAATACACCCGAAACAGAAAAACCTGCTTTACAAAgtaaaccagaacagaataaaacataaatgcccatcatatggctgtttaaacatttctcaaaaccctgcaaaatacaaaacaaccCAATAACACACCAAATGGTTTAGTCCAGGTAccggctggcctgacagcgcccCACTTtacgctatttaagccacaccccaGGTAGTggctcggtttggcccctgaacTGGATACGGActaacgcagcatcctcaggtgagcgtctctcaccGACCGCTGCTGCGGTCACTCtgctgggcgagggagagaggcgcacggaacggagatggacggagcggtctctactGCTCCGTCACTGTGTGCAAGCACAGATACTCAATggcttttaaaaattcaaaaagtaattttaagaaaccaccttttttttttcaacaatacAATTAAAGACTCACCTTTTCAATCAGACATGTAACTAatattaatcagatttctaacTAATATTTTAAACCTTTCTTATGACAGtctatttcatttcatgttgctGCTTTTACCCAGCTTTAAAGATGATTATCATCTGAACTAgtattctgtttttaattattgctCGCATTGTGTCTAttctatttcattttataatcttgtgtattttattttttgcgttttatgtatttttatttttgtattttattttatgattgtAGTCTTTAGCTTTAGCTAACTctggtaataataatataaataatttttatttatattgcacttTACATTACGAAAATCTCAAAGtgctacaaagacaaagaaaccaTAAAACCTATGGTGAAGCAAactaataaaacaacacaacccaacaataAGGCATATACAAAAGGCTAAGGAAaggcctttttaaaaaggtgagtctTTAGGCTACGTTTAAAAGAATCCACAGTCTGTGGAGCTCTCAGATGGTCAGGGAGAGCATTCCACAGACTGGGAGCATCCAAGCAGAAGGCTCAATCATCATGCTGTGCAACTTGGTTCTGCAACTTGGTTCTGGGGACCCTGAGGAGGTTAGCTGTGCTGGAGTGGAGGGTGCGTGAGGAGGTCTGGGGGACGAGGAGTTCCTTTAGGTAGGCTGGAGCGTTACCGTGTACACACTGGTGGGTGAGGAGGGAAATCTTATATTCGATTCTGAGTTCCACAGGGAGCCATTGCAGTGATTCCAGGATGGGGGTGATATGGTCGAATTTCCGCACCCTCATCAGGATCCTAGCAGCGCTGTTCTGTATGTATTGGAGCTTGTGAATGCTCTTGCTGGGGATCCTGATGAGCGCATTACAATAATCCAGCCTGGAGCAGACAAAGGCACGTACCAGTTTTTAAGCATCGGACAGAGAGAATGCGGGGCGGAGCTTTGCAATGTTCCTAAGGTGGTAGAAGGAGGTCTTACACAGATGCTTGATGTGGGTGGAATTTCCTCAGGGGGGACCTCCACACTGTGAGCAGTAACAAGTCTGCTTGTGGGGTTGCTGTCATTTGGGTCCTTTTGGCCTGGCCTTCTGTGGTAGTCCACCTCTGTCGGAGTCGGAGAGCCTTGGTGCTGGTCCTCTGGATGGCATGGCTTGTGGGTTCTCCCATTGTGAACGGCCCCAATTCCATTTCCTTGATTATCAGCCCCATGCCGTGTATAcgtatgtgttgtgtgtgattATGTCTATGTGCATGTGAATGTGGTATGGGGAAGAGGGGACTTACCTTTGATACTGTATTGCTTAGTAGGTCCCAGCCTTGTTTCTCTTGATGATAAGCAAACGCAATACCCACTGAGCTATCGTTCTGCCTGCCTACATGTATTTCCTCACCATTCTCTGGTGTGACGTTTCAGTTAAACAATTACTACACCTGCCTAACCTGTTTCAGTTCTTCCTCTCAGCCCTTAAGTAGCTGCATTTTTAAAAGACAGAATCTAAACATCAAGCAGATGACACCGTGAAGTTTTTATCGATCAGAGGTGAGTTTTTTGAGCTAGGACACAACACAAAAccggtttgtttttatttcacagcctTGATGAACACAATCTGTAATAAAATTCCTTCATTGGGATTAGAACAGTGCTGTAAAATTTGAAAATCCTATCTATGATTGGGgcggcggcagtggctcagcggtagagcggatgCCTTGGACCAGACAtcccccagccatcggcggctCGATTCCCGCTCGAATTTGTGTTGcaagagtggaaaaaaatgaactaCAACAACTCAAGTgctgcaaatgttttatttaaaacaaaacacgcacaagaagaagcagaaaaagtgaattgtaaaatattttactgaGATAGTAATATGGCAGCTCTGAAACTGGAAAAGACTATATGTTACTATACTGAAAACACCACCTTTTCTAGTTAATACATTTTTTGGAGTTAAATTGCAATTTTTGCTGGAAAGAGTTTAGATTTACAGTTTATGGATTTAAATAGCCTTGACGAATGTTGAATGCAGCAGTTTCTAAcatgataaatgttttttttttaaaagtgttctTTTGACATGTTATTTTCTCTGCCTTTTAATAAGTATCCTAGTATACTAATCATACCTAATTTCTCCCCTTGCAGTCACTTCTGTTTGCAGAAAAGATTTTTCCATTTCGACTGGACAATAGTCCTCAAGAAGCTGCTCTTTCAATGGGTTGTTGTTTTGGCAGTGTTGCCAGATGGAAATGCTTAAGTGTCAGTACCTTCCTTATGGCAGCCTTCCTCTTTAAGTCGTTCCTTTATCCTGTCGATTCTCCGCCCCGTCTCCTCAACCCTATGGCTGATAAGAGATCACCACCCCGAACACCATCAACCCATGAGAACAGGGCCACCATTTACCAAAAGCAAACTTTCCAGCAACTTCCTGGTGCTATAATTATTGGGGTGAGAAAAGGAGGGACGCGGGCACTGATAGATATGCTCAGTCTTCACAGTGGAGTGGCAGTTTCTCAG
The Antennarius striatus isolate MH-2024 chromosome 10, ASM4005453v1, whole genome shotgun sequence genome window above contains:
- the LOC137602945 gene encoding heparan sulfate glucosamine 3-O-sulfotransferase 1-like; its protein translation is MGGVTKLQIFTVMAILMAAFLFGLLIFTIQSPSLLLNPMADKRSFSRQTSSPHENRTTSYQQLPDAIIIGVAKAGTYALLQMLSLHSGVAAAQREVHFFDWEENYEMGYPWYVRQMPQAFPGQLTVEKTARYFVSTQVPERIHQMNPDIKLLLIVREPTERVLSAYTHNFYKNIPKHVTTIPIMDFLLIDGQLNLENNALNYSLYYFHIQNWLKFFPLESIHIVDGDELTRNPWQELKEVERFLELEPQINASFFVFNKQKGFYCLKKNGKEVCLNDKKGRAHPFVEPAVLQKLYQYYHEPNKRFFQLVGRTFNWK